In Salvelinus alpinus chromosome 19, SLU_Salpinus.1, whole genome shotgun sequence, the genomic stretch catgcttcacggttgggatggtgttcttggggttgtactcatccttcttcttcctccaaacacggcgagtggagtttagaccaaaaagctctatttttgtctcatcagaccacatgaccttctcccattcctcctctggatcatccagatggtcattggcaaacttcagatgggcctggacatgcgctggcttgagcagggggaccttgcgtgcgctgcaggattttaatccatgacggagtagtgtgttactaatggttttctttgagactgtggtcccagctctcttcaggtcattgaccaggtcctgccgtgtagttctgggctgatccctcacattcctcatgatcattgatgccccacgaggtgagatcctgcatggagccccagaccgagggtgattgaccgtcatcttgaacttcttccattttctaataattgcgccaacagttgttgccttcttaccaagctgcttgcctattgtcctgtagcccatcccagccttgtgcaggtctacaattttacccctgatgtccttacacagctctctggtcttggccatggagaggttggagtctgtttgattgagtgtgtggacaggtgtcttttatacaggtaacaagttcaaacaggtgcagttaatacaggtaatgagtggagaacaggagggcttcttaaagaaaaactaacaggtctgtgagagccagaattcttactggttggtaggtgatcaaatactaatgtcatgcaataaaatgctaattaattacttaaaaatcctacaatgtgattttctggatttttgttttagattccgtctctcacagttgaagtgtacctatgataaaaattacagacctctacatgctttgtaagtaggaaaacctgcaaaatcggcagtgtatcaaatacttgttctccccactgtatataatgtaAGTAGATGACTTAATGACGCCACGAAAAATACAGCACTAGacagaacaaaagcagaaaaatactaagAGCACACTcacaacaactaaacaagttcaagttgagcagtcatttgaaagagtaagaacatttcagcgagacaactcaaaggtgtAAATCTGTTAACACCAAAAGAAAATGGAATTCATTAtgctacttgctatgggcgtcacAACTGACATTTGGGCCAGCGATGTCAGCCACATGAGCATGCTgtgtctgacagcacagtgggtcgatgaggatttcgtactgaggaatggcgtattgcatgctcaagaatgtgctggttctcataccgttgctgccatttcaatggtaTTTCAGAACAcgtttgaaacttggaaacatgaacacactcgcGCCATTCAAACTAGCGCCACTCAAACAACCGACTGGAGAAATAAACTcatcaactgcgtctgcagcagacgtgataccctctgtcatggcattgaaacgcctgctcaacaaaactgctgacacagaccgtggggttaaaacTTTAAAAAGTACtccaggctgtgaacaagcgattctgTGGCATTCTCTTTGAGCCTCTtcactgtgtcgccaccatgctaggtacaaggactgCTACTTCTATGCAgtcaagaaacagggtttacgtgaaatgttacatacacagctggacaagatggaaacagacacagtgacagtgcgcaccgaggaagagaggccacggacagacagagctgaaacttcactgcttgacatgtatgatgaaatcctggttgagactgaacaaatgatcaacgaaacagcacagcaggtaagtgaaagaaatagtttttgattatgttttactggtaatggggacatacgtaaatgccaacaaaataactttctggtcagtgtggtgtgtgtaacctttatttatttaactaggcaagtcagttaagaacaaattcttatttacaatgacggcctaccccggaccaattgtgcgccgccctatgggactccaaatcatggccggatgtgatacagcctggattcaaaccttggtctgtagtgacgcctcttgcactgagatgcagtgccttagaccgctgcatccatgtgtgcaagcctcaccctttttcctccaaacataacgatgttcattatggccaaacagttctatatttgtttcatcagaccagaggacattactccaaaaagtatgatctttgtccccatgtgcagttgcaaaccgtagtctggctattttaatggcggttttggagcagtggcttcttccttgttgagcggcctttcaggttatgtcgatatataaCTTGTTTTACtcgtgttaactatttaactgtactagaatgcttaaatgGCCACTAAAATTTAAAATATCTGTTATCGATATCTTTTtatttggcaaggaaaatatcggccAAAAaggtcatatcggtgcatccctagctgcaatgtaacaaaatgtagaaaaagtcaagggatctgaatactttctgaaagcactgcaaGTTAAATAAGCATTCCAATTTGGGATTCACGATATCAAAAATAAAATGTGAAGTCAGCAAGCACTTCAGTTACTCACAGCAATGGGCACTTGTCAAATCATGGCAGTGACATTTATAATGCagaaaaacacatttcatgagTAGTTTAACAGTCACCAACTCCAAATAAAACCAACATCACCTTCCTTCCTGGTGTATCATAAGACAatcatatctcaacatcaacaaaactaaGAGGGTTCAACCCAGCACTAAAAAGCATCTGTGCAGAGCAACCTAATCCACCTTGGCAAAACTAGCTAGCGATATCACATTGGTTACATTGCATAGGGCCAACTAAGGACAGACAAGATTAGTCTCAACTGATTCCGCAGGTCAGAAAAGGGGGGCAAATTAGGTGCTTCTCTGCAGTTAAAAATGATACCAATTACACATTCAACAGACAAAAATAGCAAGCTTTGGAGAAATGGAGGTACATACTCCTGCCTAAAGAACAGCTCATCTTTCTATTCCGAGGAAACATTTTGCACCTGATGTATTGTGCAAATCAGCCCTGAAATTCATTGCAGGGAGGATGTTGGACTCACCTGAATCTGCGGTAGACAACCCTCAGGTGTCTGATACGGCCAGACCCGGTGGTGTTGCGTCTCTTGGCCTTAGCACTCCAGTTATCTGCAAAAGGATGAGCGTGTGTTATAGAATCAATGATGAGCAAAACCGCTGTACAGACACATACATCAGCATGACAACAAGGTCAGCTTGACCAAACCCCCACAAAACAAAAGTCTGGAAGTGCAAAACGTCACTATTGGATGTGAGGACATCTGGAATATTTCAACTTGTTTGACATATGCATCACTGGAAACTTGTGACAGGTTGAGCTCTTGTAAGATCGCTGGTAGGATGACCTGGAGCATCCATCTAGCTAGTGTGACTGATGATGGTCCCTATTGGTAACATGAATGGACTGCACTGACTGATCAAATTTGACTAAACTATCTGccaagacaacagcagagccacTCACACTTTCTCTTGCGCTTTTCGGGGTAGCCACACTTTCCGCAGGAGGACTTTTGAAGGTGATATGCCTTGGAGCCGCACCGACGACACAGGGCATGCGTCTTGTTGCGACGTTTACCAAATGATGACGTTCCCTTCGTCTGTGAAACAGGTGAAAACACAATTATGGTGACCAATTAGAATTGACAGTTCATTCAAAATATTACATCTGATACGAAGGTTgtatactgtaatgaaacagcagagagcaggtctcgaaccctcgaccttctagcccgaagtccgggGCGCTATCGACTGtcccgcaaaagcatgctcaagcggcagagtcgatttccgcgcttataaacccagggtcgttacaatacttCACTACATGCTAACTTTAACAGGCTAATGTTGAAAGATGCTAGCTGTTTCCACCTGAGAAAACTTGCTACTTTCCTTGTTTTGCAGGATGACATGGACATACCAATGAATGCTATTGTCAAAATCGTTTCCTTTATGGGGACCAACATAATAGCAGTCAATTTGAAATGCTGATTGAAAATATTTGGAAGATACACATCTACTTTCAGCGTCTGCGACATACAGTAGCTAACGTTAAgtgtttgttacgttaca encodes the following:
- the LOC139545094 gene encoding large ribosomal subunit protein eL37-like: MTKGTSSFGKRRNKTHALCRRCGSKAYHLQKSSCGKCGYPEKRKRKYNWSAKAKRRNTTGSGRIRHLRVVYRRFRNGFREGTVPKPKRAAVAASSS